The genomic segment TAAACAGCATCTCTGATCTTTGATGacaagtttgttttaaatgtgcagttTCGACGATGGAGATTTTGATGACGCCGAGGAGGATGAAGGATTAGATGATCTTGAAAACGTGGAAGATGTACGTTTTGCTTTGCAGATGACATAGAGATTACATTTAGCTACTTTTTAAGCTAATCTCATCCTTTGGTAAAAACCCTTCGTGTTTTGCCCTGGTTTAGGATGATCAGGAGAATGTGCAGATCTTACCTGCAGGAGAGGGTCAGCAAGCAAACCAGAAGAGGATCACGACACCGTACATGACCAAATATGAGAGAGCCAGAGTGTTGGGGACGCGAGCTCTCCAGATAGCGTGAGTGTTTACACGTGGATGAACATGATAGTGTAACTTCTGGCTCATTTAGCCCTCTTTTATACATatgtctttaactttatgttCAGTGAGTTACTGAAAACACCATCTCTTAAAGTACATTTAATCATCCttttttggtaatttttttaGATGCCATTTGACTCGTTCATCTTAAATCCAAGCTTATCATAGTAGAGTTTAAGAAACAATTAGTTTTACCTAATATAAACATGTATGGATTCATAGTACATATTGGCTGAACTCACTGTGAAACatctttatagcttttatttatatttgtttatttttccaacaGTATGTGTGCTCCCGTGATGGTGGAGTTGGAGGGAGAAACAGATCCACTGCAGATAGCAATGAAAGAACTTAAGTAAGTCATTATGTTAGTTGTTATTGCTGCTTTATAGATTTATGTGGTCTTTGTTGTTTGATCATTATTTGAGGAACAAATCAACACAATTGTGTTTTACTGTcaatgtatttatgtttgcCAATAGGAGCAGAAAGATTCCTATCATCATCCGGAGGTACCTTCCTGATGGAAGTTATGAGGATTGGGGCTGTGATGAGCTCATTATCACTGATTAATCAACCCCTCCAGTCTCTACTGACATAACCGTCTGTGGGTTTACTCATGAAACATTTAAGTAGCACTGTATTACATTTATCACTTGTGAGCTTGTCAGATTTCAGATGATACTGAGTACCAtaaattttactcattttaaaacTACACTATCCATACGAGCAGCTAGAGGGAAATGTAGCTTAGAcagattctttttatttaaataacataCACCTATGTTGTAAGTATTCccatttttgtttgtgaaaattAGTGATTAgtgtaaaataacttttattctTATTAATAAACTCTTTTGTACAAGTTGGTGTTTTTAATGTCTCAAATTTTTATTAGTCTACCTATAAACTGTCAAACAGGTTTGCAATGAGCATGAAATTACACTCAAAGTATCTGTGCCACAGTTATATGATAGTATAATTTGTCTGTTAACAAGCTGAAAAATAATAGAGTAAAAACTGCAACACAGTTCAAAAGCCTCTTGTTAACTGACTAGAAAGCTTAGAGTGCATCATTCATACAGATTTGCCTTTACTAATGTTCAGTAAGTGTTTCCTTCAGAATAACTACCCATCTACTGCTCTGTATTGCTAATCCAGCTTTGGTGTAGGAATTGTTAGCTatgattttttctgtttccacttgaaacaatttcacaatttaaaTGCACAGTTTTGTCAAGCTATGGTTTGAGAATAAAGGGTTGCAAAAACACTCAGAAGACATTTTACATTACTTGAATGTTGGTTTTTCTCAGATGACACTGGAAAGTCTGGGTTTAATATAAGTAAATTTGTAAATTTCTGACTAAAGGAACAGAAAAATGTGGGACTGAGTGgtttaaatgtgtaattatatacatgtatgtattactgtttaaatgttgaaaatgaatacaaattGTTAGCTTgcttgtagctttttttttccttttttttgttttttttttgcttttaccaATTTCTTATTCTGTGTTCTGTACATGAAACTGTAGCATGTGTGTACATTTTAGTATTTCACCCCCCCCATCTGTATC from the Melanotaenia boesemani isolate fMelBoe1 chromosome 2, fMelBoe1.pri, whole genome shotgun sequence genome contains:
- the polr2f gene encoding DNA-directed RNA polymerases I, II, and III subunit RPABC2, whose product is MSDNEDNFDDGDFDDAEEDEGLDDLENVEDDDQENVQILPAGEGQQANQKRITTPYMTKYERARVLGTRALQIAMCAPVMVELEGETDPLQIAMKELKSRKIPIIIRRYLPDGSYEDWGCDELIITD